In a single window of the Veillonella sp. genome:
- the tnpA gene encoding IS200/IS605 family transposase: MATKTQSLAHTKWLCKYHIVFTPKYRRKVIYNQYRNSLREILRRLCEYKGVKIIEGELMADHVHMLVLIPPKISVSSFMGYLKGKSALMMFDKHANLKYKFGNRHFWSEGYYVSTVGLNEATVKKYIREQELHDQMKDKLSVKEYEDPFKGSK, encoded by the coding sequence ATGGCAACAAAGACACAGAGCCTTGCGCACACAAAATGGTTATGCAAATATCACATAGTATTTACACCTAAGTATAGACGTAAAGTTATATATAATCAATACAGAAATAGTTTACGTGAAATATTGAGACGTTTATGTGAATATAAGGGCGTCAAGATTATAGAGGGGGAGCTTATGGCTGATCATGTGCATATGCTAGTATTAATCCCACCCAAAATATCAGTATCATCTTTTATGGGATATTTAAAAGGTAAAAGTGCACTAATGATGTTCGATAAACACGCAAACTTAAAGTATAAATTTGGAAATAGACACTTTTGGTCCGAGGGTTATTATGTTAGTACAGTAGGTTTAAATGAGGCTACAGTAAAGAAATATATACGTGAGCAAGAGTTACATGACCAAATGAAAGATAAACTTAGTGTAAAAGAATATGAGGACCCTTTTAAGGGTAGCAAGTAA
- a CDS encoding SDR family NAD(P)-dependent oxidoreductase — MAHNIFVTGATSGIGLCIAEAYAKHGDNVLISGRRAELLGEVQARLSKEYGVRVETLVLDVRSREDVESKVPAAIEAFGGVDVLVNNAGLAQGLDPFQDSAVDDAVTMIDTNVKGLLYVTKAVLPFMIDKNEGHIVNMGSTAGIYAYPNGAVYCATKAAVKTLSDGIRMDTIATDIKVTTIQPGIVETPFSEVRFHGDAERAKSVYAGIEAVQPEDVADVVLYVTNQPKRLQISDVTIMANQQAAGFMVHKK; from the coding sequence ATGGCTCATAATATTTTTGTCACTGGTGCAACGTCTGGTATCGGTCTTTGTATTGCTGAGGCTTATGCAAAGCATGGCGATAATGTGTTGATTTCTGGTCGTCGTGCTGAGTTATTGGGCGAGGTACAGGCTCGTTTGTCTAAGGAATATGGCGTGCGTGTTGAGACTTTAGTTCTTGATGTGCGTAGTCGCGAGGATGTTGAAAGCAAGGTTCCTGCAGCTATCGAGGCTTTTGGTGGCGTCGATGTGCTCGTTAATAATGCGGGTCTTGCACAAGGGCTTGATCCTTTCCAAGATAGTGCTGTTGATGATGCGGTGACTATGATTGATACCAATGTGAAAGGCCTTTTATATGTAACAAAAGCAGTACTGCCTTTTATGATTGATAAAAATGAAGGTCATATTGTAAATATGGGTTCTACTGCAGGCATTTATGCATATCCTAATGGTGCAGTGTACTGTGCTACAAAGGCGGCGGTAAAGACATTAAGCGATGGCATTCGTATGGATACCATAGCTACAGATATTAAGGTTACTACCATTCAACCAGGCATCGTAGAAACTCCATTTAGCGAAGTACGATTCCACGGTGATGCGGAACGAGCTAAATCTGTGTACGCTGGCATTGAGGCTGTTCAACCAGAGGATGTGGCCGATGTAGTATTGTATGTAACGAACCAACCTAAACGCTTGCAAATCTCTGATGTGACCATTATGGCGAACCAACAAGCGGCAGGCTTTATGGTACATAAGAAATAG
- a CDS encoding electron transfer flavoprotein subunit alpha/FixB family protein yields MAVTNFDEYRDVFVVADTIDDVVHPVTYELIGQARRIAKELGQLVQVMLLGENVQTEAEELVAHGADIVHVFESPLLKYYTTDGYTKVLTDFFEDHKPNILLIGATNNGRDLAPRMSGRMQNGVVADCTILTVDTNEGLVEWTRPALGGNILAEIISPNHRPQMGSVRPNVFKKPERIADSWGRIQIEQFDLKPEDIRMKRLDFIPFSKDGYNIQEADIIVAGGRGMGSKENFDKLYELADAIGGVVGATRPLVEKGWIELPYQVGQTGKTVSPKLYLAFGISGAIQHVSGISGADTIVAINNDPNAEIFQHANYGIVGDCMEVLNDMLAHLK; encoded by the coding sequence ATGGCCGTGACAAATTTTGATGAATATAGAGACGTCTTTGTCGTAGCTGATACCATCGATGATGTGGTACATCCGGTTACGTATGAACTGATTGGCCAAGCTCGCCGTATCGCTAAGGAATTGGGCCAACTCGTTCAAGTTATGCTATTGGGCGAGAATGTTCAAACCGAAGCAGAGGAACTCGTAGCACATGGTGCCGATATTGTTCACGTTTTTGAAAGTCCCCTTTTGAAATACTATACAACGGATGGCTATACGAAGGTCTTAACAGACTTCTTTGAAGATCATAAGCCTAATATTCTCTTGATTGGTGCCACTAACAACGGTCGTGACTTGGCGCCTCGTATGTCTGGTCGCATGCAAAACGGCGTTGTGGCAGACTGTACAATCTTAACGGTAGATACGAATGAAGGCCTTGTTGAATGGACACGTCCTGCCTTGGGTGGCAATATTTTGGCGGAAATCATTTCTCCAAACCATCGTCCTCAAATGGGTTCCGTACGTCCTAATGTATTTAAAAAGCCTGAACGTATTGCAGATAGCTGGGGCCGTATTCAAATTGAACAATTTGACCTCAAGCCTGAAGATATTCGCATGAAGCGTCTCGATTTCATACCGTTCAGTAAAGATGGTTACAATATCCAAGAAGCGGATATCATCGTAGCTGGTGGCCGTGGCATGGGTTCTAAAGAAAACTTTGATAAGCTTTATGAACTAGCCGATGCTATCGGTGGTGTTGTAGGGGCTACACGCCCACTTGTGGAAAAAGGCTGGATTGAATTGCCATATCAAGTAGGTCAAACAGGTAAAACTGTAAGCCCTAAACTATACTTGGCATTTGGTATCTCCGGTGCTATCCAACACGTGAGCGGCATCTCCGGTGCAGACACAATCGTGGCTATTAACAACGATCCAAACGCAGAAATCTTCCAGCACGCTAACTATGGCATCGTGGGGGATTGCATGGAAGTGTTAAATGATATGTTGGCGCATCTGAAATAA
- a CDS encoding electron transfer flavoprotein subunit beta/FixA family protein, with translation MELLVCIKQVPDTSEIKLDPETNNLIRTGLPSIVNPDDMHALEAALAVKDQYEGSRVTVVSMGPPQAEEALRQCLALGADDAVLVTDRAFGGADTLATSYTIASAIRHIQRTMNRQFQIIFCGKQAIDGDTAQVGPQIAEELGMAQATYACELSVDQAAQKAVVKRQHENGYEIVEVPLPLLVTATAELNEPRQPGLWSSIYAKRYTITHVTLRDMPHIDESRIGLNGSPTRVRKVYQPPLRGKVEMLPSIEEGAKKVLELAYHIKPEKFAHLLVPNDAPVEVAEDNDEGVDVKDPVQRAASVESVSPSEFKAVAAAKGDEGSKGGDR, from the coding sequence ATGGAGTTATTAGTATGTATCAAACAGGTTCCAGATACATCTGAGATTAAGCTGGATCCGGAAACAAATAATCTCATCCGCACAGGCTTGCCTAGCATTGTAAACCCTGACGATATGCATGCGTTAGAGGCGGCATTGGCGGTAAAAGACCAATATGAAGGTAGTCGTGTAACAGTTGTCAGCATGGGGCCTCCACAAGCAGAAGAAGCACTTCGTCAATGTTTAGCCCTCGGTGCTGATGATGCGGTACTCGTTACAGACCGTGCGTTCGGTGGTGCAGATACATTGGCTACAAGCTATACCATTGCGTCTGCCATCCGTCATATTCAACGGACTATGAACCGTCAGTTCCAAATCATTTTCTGTGGTAAACAGGCAATCGACGGCGATACGGCACAAGTAGGCCCTCAAATTGCAGAGGAACTCGGTATGGCACAAGCTACTTATGCTTGTGAATTATCTGTAGATCAAGCAGCTCAAAAAGCAGTGGTGAAACGACAACATGAAAATGGCTATGAAATCGTAGAGGTTCCATTGCCGTTATTGGTTACAGCCACAGCTGAGCTCAACGAGCCACGCCAACCAGGCCTTTGGAGCTCTATTTATGCAAAACGTTATACCATTACTCACGTTACATTGCGCGATATGCCGCATATTGATGAAAGCCGTATTGGTCTTAACGGTTCCCCTACGCGTGTGCGCAAGGTGTATCAACCACCTCTCCGCGGCAAGGTAGAAATGTTACCATCTATAGAGGAAGGGGCTAAAAAGGTTCTCGAATTGGCTTATCATATTAAGCCAGAAAAATTTGCTCATCTATTAGTGCCAAATGATGCACCTGTTGAGGTGGCTGAGGACAATGATGAGGGTGTAGATGTAAAAGACCCTGTGCAACGGGCTGCGTCTGTTGAAAGCGTATCCCCTAGTGAGTTTAAGGCGGTAGCAGCTGCTAAAGGTGATGAAGGTTCTAAAGGAGGTGACCGGTAA
- a CDS encoding ferredoxin family protein codes for MKLEERLGANKYYVDETSPHILVDGAGFSHEEKMKLVNGCPAGLYTLQENGDLAFDFAGCLECGTCRVLCGETIVKTWKYPRNAKGVEFRQG; via the coding sequence ATGAAATTAGAAGAGCGTTTGGGCGCCAATAAATATTATGTAGATGAAACGTCTCCTCATATCTTGGTGGATGGCGCTGGTTTTAGCCACGAAGAGAAAATGAAACTCGTAAACGGCTGTCCTGCCGGTCTATATACATTACAAGAGAATGGCGATTTAGCCTTTGATTTCGCTGGTTGCTTAGAGTGTGGTACATGCCGCGTTCTTTGTGGTGAAACAATCGTAAAAACATGGAAATATCCGCGTAACGCTAAGGGCGTAGAATTTAGACAGGGGTGA
- a CDS encoding FAD-dependent oxidoreductase, with translation MAIDRNETFDVIVVGAGPAGSAAALRLAEQRVKVLLIERGTAPGAKNMMGGRIYTHSLERLVPDFRDRAPLERKVTKERISIGAGNEMTTIEYSYEDGQPNEESYVVLRAKFDKWLAEEAEKKGALLVSNVQVTDLITEGEGKKQRVVGVRCHDDEVYAKLVIIAEGSNTLLLEKSGLIAPTDPSTMAVGVKEVYKLKKEDLENRLMLSGDDGMAWLTLGDMTSGLLGGGFIYTNKDSLSVGMVVGLEDIGKADRSVDDMLSAFTSHPRIAPLLKNGQLKEHSAHLVPEGGYKSMPKLGGNGYIIVGDAARMCMNLGYTIRGMDLAIESGMCAADAVNVALRDENMDRVAKLYERQIKDSWLLKDLKRYKNMPKFLATHPRIFNEYPAFVNNLMHDVFTVNGDGAVPMMKKIMRRVGDIGLFTLIRDAWKGVRSL, from the coding sequence ATGGCAATTGATCGCAATGAAACATTTGACGTTATCGTTGTTGGTGCAGGCCCAGCAGGCTCTGCGGCGGCGTTACGCCTCGCGGAGCAACGGGTAAAGGTTTTACTCATTGAACGCGGTACCGCACCAGGCGCTAAAAATATGATGGGTGGACGTATCTATACGCATTCTTTAGAACGGTTAGTACCGGACTTTAGAGACCGTGCCCCATTGGAACGTAAGGTAACAAAAGAACGCATTTCTATTGGCGCTGGCAATGAAATGACGACTATTGAATACAGCTACGAAGATGGACAACCTAACGAGGAATCCTACGTAGTATTACGCGCCAAATTCGATAAATGGCTCGCTGAAGAGGCTGAGAAAAAAGGGGCTCTTCTCGTATCCAATGTACAGGTAACAGACCTCATTACTGAAGGAGAAGGCAAAAAACAACGTGTTGTAGGCGTTCGCTGCCACGATGATGAAGTATATGCAAAACTCGTTATCATCGCAGAAGGCTCCAATACATTATTATTAGAAAAGTCTGGCCTCATAGCTCCTACTGATCCAAGTACAATGGCAGTAGGTGTAAAAGAGGTATACAAACTAAAGAAAGAAGATCTTGAAAATCGACTCATGCTGTCTGGTGATGACGGGATGGCATGGCTCACTTTAGGCGATATGACCTCTGGCTTATTAGGCGGTGGTTTTATTTACACAAATAAAGATAGCCTTTCTGTAGGTATGGTTGTAGGCCTTGAAGATATTGGCAAAGCCGATCGTTCTGTAGACGATATGCTGTCAGCTTTCACAAGCCATCCAAGAATCGCACCATTATTGAAAAATGGCCAATTGAAAGAGCATAGTGCCCATCTCGTACCAGAAGGTGGCTATAAATCTATGCCTAAGTTGGGCGGTAATGGGTATATTATCGTTGGTGATGCGGCGCGTATGTGTATGAACCTTGGCTATACTATTCGTGGTATGGACCTTGCCATCGAGTCTGGTATGTGTGCAGCAGATGCGGTTAACGTAGCGTTGCGCGACGAAAATATGGACCGTGTGGCTAAGTTGTATGAACGTCAAATCAAGGATTCTTGGTTGCTGAAGGATTTGAAGCGTTACAAGAATATGCCAAAATTCCTTGCTACACATCCGCGTATTTTCAATGAATACCCAGCATTTGTTAACAATTTGATGCACGACGTATTCACTGTAAACGGTGATGGTGCAGTGCCAATGATGAAAAAAATTATGCGCCGTGTCGGAGACATTGGCCTATTTACCTTGATTCGTGATGCTTGGAAAGGGGTGCGTTCCCTATGA
- a CDS encoding helix-turn-helix transcriptional regulator, protein MDPLRILKALSNPHRLDIILWLKHPEKEFGVQVHTKTLIDFPNSVSVKSIQKRCGVSQSSISTFMSILENAELVESRKIDQYTYFRRNEKVIREFGEWYNKEVSIQSDDKEVFIQSDDIDKLLKTLNLEDTSYPTTEETSAPGEQFAAEINTKGSDYDENRK, encoded by the coding sequence ATGGACCCGTTAAGAATCTTGAAAGCATTATCAAATCCACATCGGTTAGATATTATATTGTGGCTAAAGCACCCAGAGAAAGAATTCGGTGTACAAGTACACACTAAAACTCTTATCGATTTCCCTAACAGTGTGAGCGTTAAGAGTATTCAAAAGCGCTGTGGTGTATCTCAATCTTCCATCTCTACATTTATGAGCATCTTAGAAAATGCGGAACTCGTAGAGTCTCGCAAAATTGATCAGTATACCTATTTCCGCCGTAACGAAAAAGTAATTCGTGAGTTCGGCGAATGGTATAACAAAGAGGTATCCATCCAATCGGATGATAAAGAGGTATTCATTCAATCGGATGATATCGATAAATTATTAAAAACGCTTAACTTAGAAGACACTTCGTATCCTACAACAGAGGAAACCTCTGCACCTGGCGAGCAATTCGCTGCCGAAATCAATACTAAGGGATCCGATTATGATGAAAACAGAAAATAA
- a CDS encoding type II toxin-antitoxin system RelE/ParE family toxin, with protein MERKYKLTILPLFEEELNHIVDYITYVLHNREVAHQLITDIEAAIYTRLSCPESFAVYPSKKMREYPYYKIIVRNFYIFYVVIEDVMEVRHIYYNRRDLQNILDE; from the coding sequence ATGGAGCGGAAATATAAACTTACGATTTTACCATTATTTGAAGAGGAGCTTAATCATATTGTTGATTATATAACTTATGTTCTGCATAATAGAGAAGTCGCTCATCAACTAATTACAGATATTGAGGCTGCTATATACACAAGATTAAGTTGTCCAGAATCTTTTGCCGTATATCCGAGTAAGAAAATGCGTGAGTATCCATATTATAAAATTATAGTACGTAACTTTTATATCTTTTATGTAGTAATTGAAGATGTAATGGAGGTTCGTCATATTTACTATAATCGGCGAGATTTACAAAATATATTAGATGAGTAA
- a CDS encoding type II toxin-antitoxin system Phd/YefM family antitoxin, whose amino-acid sequence MINIRPVSDLRNKFPEVEETVITTNSPVFLTKNGYGTMVLMSIEQYSALTDPIEYALDEADSAAKESKIRYSGADVFRRVRERIDGAEI is encoded by the coding sequence TTGATTAATATTAGACCTGTATCAGACTTGCGTAATAAATTTCCTGAAGTTGAAGAAACCGTTATTACAACAAATTCGCCTGTATTTTTAACTAAGAATGGATATGGAACTATGGTGTTAATGAGTATTGAACAATATTCAGCATTAACAGATCCTATTGAGTACGCCTTGGATGAAGCTGATTCTGCAGCAAAAGAAAGTAAAATTCGATACTCTGGTGCCGATGTATTTCGTCGCGTAAGGGAGAGAATCGATGGAGCGGAAATATAA
- a CDS encoding pyridoxal phosphate-dependent aminotransferase, with product MKQPELSPYMMARKPSGIRLGQIKFLERKNPPILVNGSIGNVMRPMHPAMQRRLFDLGGVNSPFHTGIVPYVPTTGTDECREAFLHILRSQGFDTTGLNVLVTDGASMAMEIIMLGVCGGAGEEERPLLMFNPSYTNYDAVGLRIGRKTVTVERQLNENGEFELPSVETVEQRIIDTKPGALLIIPYDNPTGQLFSKETLIEYTKLCVKHNLWIISDEAYRELAYEKGKETSSIWALTDKDVPGIEGRRISLETASKVWNACGLRIGAIITDNKLCYEKSVAEYTANLSANTLGQYIFGALAHESYAELHNWYEQQRDYYRQMIFELHEGFKAVEPDFIVSRPEASIYFVIDVRKVAKPGFDGVEFASWCAEHGAISLDDGKEYTLLMAPLNGFYSGKKGEDNPGRTQLRVSFCENPDLLRLAPELLSKLFRAYEAQR from the coding sequence ATGAAACAACCAGAATTGTCGCCGTATATGATGGCTCGAAAGCCATCTGGCATTCGCCTAGGACAAATTAAATTCTTGGAACGTAAGAACCCACCAATTTTGGTGAATGGTTCTATTGGTAATGTAATGCGTCCTATGCATCCCGCCATGCAGCGTCGGTTGTTCGATTTGGGCGGTGTGAATAGCCCGTTCCACACAGGCATTGTACCGTATGTACCAACTACAGGTACCGATGAATGCCGCGAAGCATTCCTTCATATTTTACGCAGCCAAGGCTTTGATACAACAGGACTTAATGTACTTGTAACAGACGGTGCATCCATGGCCATGGAAATTATCATGCTTGGCGTATGTGGTGGTGCTGGTGAAGAGGAACGTCCTCTATTAATGTTCAACCCATCCTATACAAACTATGATGCGGTAGGTCTTCGCATTGGTCGTAAAACAGTTACTGTGGAGCGTCAACTTAATGAAAATGGTGAATTTGAATTGCCATCCGTAGAAACTGTAGAACAACGTATCATCGATACAAAACCAGGTGCGTTGCTCATCATTCCTTACGATAACCCAACAGGTCAATTATTCAGTAAAGAAACTTTGATTGAATATACAAAATTATGTGTGAAACATAATTTGTGGATTATCTCTGACGAAGCCTATCGCGAATTGGCTTACGAAAAAGGGAAAGAAACATCTAGTATTTGGGCTTTAACTGATAAGGATGTGCCTGGCATTGAAGGCCGTCGTATTAGTCTTGAAACAGCTAGTAAGGTATGGAACGCTTGTGGCCTACGTATTGGTGCCATCATTACGGATAACAAATTATGCTATGAAAAATCTGTAGCCGAATATACAGCGAACCTTAGTGCTAATACATTAGGTCAATATATCTTTGGTGCTTTGGCTCATGAAAGCTATGCAGAGCTTCATAACTGGTATGAGCAACAACGTGATTACTACCGTCAAATGATTTTTGAACTTCACGAAGGATTCAAAGCGGTAGAACCTGATTTCATCGTATCTCGTCCAGAAGCGTCGATTTACTTCGTTATTGACGTACGCAAGGTAGCGAAACCTGGCTTTGACGGTGTGGAATTTGCCTCTTGGTGTGCTGAACACGGTGCTATTAGTCTTGATGATGGTAAAGAATATACACTTCTCATGGCTCCACTCAATGGTTTCTATAGTGGTAAAAAAGGCGAAGATAATCCAGGTAGAACACAATTGCGCGTATCCTTCTGTGAAAATCCAGACCTATTGCGCTTGGCACCTGAATTATTATCTAAACTATTCAGAGCCTATGAAGCACAACGATAG
- a CDS encoding ABC transporter substrate-binding protein yields the protein MQLKRLLIILAVFVGVLVVAIMGMYKSWNAFTSGGIFGMLSSKGIYKMVDGTSETVILDHKAERIVAVGPNAADLVSELAGDSMVASTAAPYQTSNGVKQRVAPNVKAIEALKPDIVIVEDDNGATDLVRPLREAGVKVALLRAPKTVNEVEDQTKAVGQLLGREDKVATLVGTMMNYIRDTESLRFARRDEQKKTVAVYNENGLYGAPDTLIQDMLKYVNVDNAATKVGVKRSYVGKKDDLIKADPDVIIVPMDIKAADFNRDAVLNSYYNDPTLANLKAIKNKKVAILANESILAKTYHIGRGIYFMAQMVYER from the coding sequence ATGCAGTTAAAACGTTTATTAATCATATTAGCCGTCTTTGTAGGCGTATTAGTAGTGGCTATTATGGGCATGTATAAGTCTTGGAATGCTTTCACCAGTGGCGGAATCTTTGGCATGTTGAGCTCAAAGGGCATTTATAAGATGGTAGATGGCACGAGTGAGACGGTCATCCTTGATCATAAGGCAGAGCGCATCGTAGCAGTGGGGCCTAATGCAGCAGATCTTGTATCTGAACTAGCTGGTGATTCTATGGTGGCTAGCACTGCAGCACCGTACCAAACATCGAATGGTGTAAAGCAGCGCGTGGCGCCTAATGTGAAAGCTATTGAGGCATTAAAACCAGATATTGTAATTGTTGAAGATGACAATGGAGCTACAGACCTCGTTAGGCCTCTACGAGAAGCAGGTGTAAAGGTAGCACTGTTAAGAGCGCCTAAGACGGTAAACGAGGTAGAGGACCAAACAAAAGCAGTAGGTCAGCTATTGGGTCGTGAAGATAAGGTGGCAACGTTAGTTGGAACTATGATGAATTATATTCGGGATACAGAATCACTGCGCTTTGCTCGTCGTGATGAGCAAAAGAAGACCGTTGCCGTTTATAATGAAAATGGCCTATATGGGGCTCCAGATACACTGATTCAAGATATGCTCAAATATGTAAATGTAGACAATGCGGCCACTAAAGTCGGTGTGAAAAGGTCTTATGTAGGTAAAAAAGACGATCTTATCAAGGCTGACCCCGATGTTATCATCGTGCCGATGGACATAAAAGCAGCAGATTTTAATCGTGATGCGGTACTCAATAGCTACTACAATGATCCTACATTAGCAAACCTTAAAGCCATTAAAAATAAAAAGGTCGCTATTCTAGCTAATGAATCAATACTAGCTAAAACCTATCATATTGGTCGCGGTATTTACTTCATGGCACAAATGGTATATGAAAGATAA
- a CDS encoding ABC transporter substrate-binding protein, with protein sequence MNQKSSILKALKWIVFNYVFLGILIVIGLVIAISPGLLGDVIPRHGTVGKWLAARNQMEVVDNQGTSMTVPDYVERIVTLGENTVDIVESAGGDYYIVASDGSSYASSVKINGRVEQTVDSIKSYDPQVVVASDTVPPSFVASLRSAGIPVFVYTKKDSLDGIIKTAQSMAKLFHEKDRSSAFSGYTRMVKKYVEPHQNDKKPVIALYNSNHGVYRSGIVRDMIETVHGIDGAGNLVILESGKDPNMLSDVWWYRDHKTTVDMTKSMGTKADLIRINPDVIFVPTRYLDKLPEYKQDVEAIMKDPDLQNITAVKKGYVYPIHEMSLMSYSTKTFSAMEQMAKWLYGPSTYEGIVKYNGI encoded by the coding sequence ATGAATCAGAAATCGAGCATACTTAAAGCCTTAAAATGGATTGTATTTAATTATGTCTTTTTAGGTATCCTTATAGTGATTGGTTTGGTTATTGCTATATCACCTGGATTATTAGGCGATGTTATACCAAGACATGGCACGGTAGGCAAATGGTTAGCCGCGAGGAACCAAATGGAGGTTGTAGATAATCAGGGGACGTCTATGACAGTACCTGATTATGTGGAACGTATCGTTACACTAGGGGAGAATACGGTCGATATTGTCGAATCTGCAGGTGGGGATTATTACATTGTCGCCAGTGATGGTTCTTCCTATGCAAGTTCGGTTAAGATTAATGGTCGCGTAGAGCAAACGGTAGATTCTATTAAGTCCTATGACCCACAGGTTGTAGTCGCATCTGATACGGTGCCACCGAGCTTTGTGGCTTCATTGCGGTCAGCAGGTATTCCTGTCTTTGTATATACAAAAAAGGACAGTTTAGATGGCATCATAAAGACAGCGCAATCGATGGCGAAGCTATTCCATGAGAAAGATCGGAGCAGCGCATTTTCCGGATATACTCGGATGGTTAAGAAATATGTAGAACCGCACCAAAATGATAAAAAGCCAGTTATTGCTTTGTATAATAGCAATCATGGCGTGTATCGGTCGGGCATTGTGCGGGACATGATTGAAACAGTACATGGTATAGATGGTGCTGGGAACCTTGTTATATTGGAAAGCGGCAAGGACCCTAATATGTTATCTGATGTTTGGTGGTATCGTGATCATAAAACGACGGTGGATATGACGAAATCGATGGGCACAAAAGCAGATTTAATCCGTATTAATCCTGATGTTATCTTTGTGCCGACACGCTATCTAGATAAGTTGCCTGAATACAAACAAGATGTAGAGGCCATTATGAAAGATCCGGATTTACAGAATATAACAGCTGTTAAAAAAGGCTATGTATATCCTATCCATGAAATGTCTTTGATGAGTTATTCCACAAAAACCTTTTCAGCGATGGAACAAATGGCAAAATGGCTCTATGGACCTAGCACCTATGAGGGTATTGTTAAATATAATGGTATATGA